A genomic region of Zea mays cultivar B73 chromosome 6, Zm-B73-REFERENCE-NAM-5.0, whole genome shotgun sequence contains the following coding sequences:
- the LOC100282610 gene encoding nodulin protein — protein sequence MGVGKLMNDVKPYLAMVLLQVGFSGMYIVSVASLKRGMNHFVLVVYRNLVATVVMAPFALLFERRVRPKMTPLIFLKIMGLAVLEPVLDQNMYYLGAKLTSATFASALVNILPAITFLLALALRMERLRLRSLRSQAKVVGTVCTVAGAVLMILYHGPVVPFPWSAGRLHHHVPAAAVESQSSASWLNGICMIIGSCLCWSGFFILQSNTLQSYPAELTLTTLICFLGSVLTGGVALVAERRDMSAWVIGFDTRLFTAVYSGIVCSGVAFYVQGIVTQARGPVFVTAFQPLCMIITTVLGSTILKEETTLGSVIGAAIIVVGLYCLIWGKSKDHLGSNGGKPGAAAVAELPLTSSAPAWSNGKQALAVVETTPPSSLPNKCVH from the exons ATGGGCGTGGGGAAGCTGATGAACGACGTGAAGCCATACCTGGCGATGGTGCTGCTGCAGGTGGGGTTCTCCGGGATGTACATCGTCTCCGTCGCCTCCCTCAAGCGCGGCATGAACCACTTCGTCCTCGTCGTCTACCGCAAcctcgtcgccaccgtcgtcatggcccCCTTCGCCCTCCTCTTCGAGAG GCGAGTGAGGCCCAAGATGACGCCGCTCATCTTCCTCAAGATCATGGGGCTCGCCGTGCTCGA GCCTGTGCTCGACCAGAACATGTACTACCTCGGCGCGAAGCTGACGTCCGCGACCTTCGCCTCGGCGCTGGTCAACATCCTCCCCGCCATCACGTTCCTGCTGGCCCTCGCCCTGAGGATGGAGAGGCTGAGGCTCCGGAGCCTCCGCAGCCAGGCCAAGGTGGTCGGCACGGTCTGCACCGTCGCCGGCGCCGTGCTGATGATCCTCTACCACGGCCCGGTGGTGCCGTTCCCGTGGTCCGCGGGTCGTCTTCACCACCACGTCCCCGCGGCGGCGGTGGAGAGCCAGAGCAGCGCCTCCTGGCTCAACGGCATCTGCATGATCATCGGCAGCTGCCTGTGCTGGTCCGGCTTCTTCATCCTCCAG TCGAACACGCTGCAGAGCTACCCTGCGGAGCTGACGCTGACGACTCTGATCTGCTTCCTGGGCTCGGTGCTGACCGGCGGCGTGGCGCTCGTGGCGGAGCGCCGCGACATGAGCGCCTGGGTCATTGGCTTCGACACCCGCCTCTTCACCGCCGTCTACTCC GGGATCGTGTGCTCCGGCGTGGCCTTCTACGTGCAGGGGATCGTGACGCAGGCGCGCGGGCCGGTGTTCGTGACGGCGTTCCAGCCCCTGTGCATGATCATCACCACGGTTCTTGGCTCCACCATACTGAAAGAGGAGACCACCCTGGGAAG CGTGATTGGCGCGGCGATCATAGTGGTGGGGCTCTACTGCCTCATCTGGGGCAAGAGCAAGGACCACCTCGGCAGCAACGGCGGCAAGCCCGGCGCCGCGGCCGTCGCCGAGCTGCCCCTGACCTCGTCGGCTCCTGCTTGGTCCAACGGCAAGCAAGCTCTGGCCGTCGTCGAGACGACACCGCCTTCGTCTTTGCCCAACAAGTGCGTTCACTGA